In one Bacillus sp. PK3_68 genomic region, the following are encoded:
- the nadE gene encoding ammonia-dependent NAD(+) synthetase codes for MTDLQKKIIEELKVKPVIDPQEEIRKSIDFMKAYLRKYSFLKGFVLGISGGQDSTLAGKLAQMAVDELKKETGSDEYKFYAVRLPSGVQKDEDDCQDALDFIQPDEILAINIKPAVDASEQALKAAGIELSDFAKGNEKARERMKAQYSVAAMRHSVVLGTDHAAEAITGFFTKYGDGGADLVPLYRLNKRQGRQMLKALNCPEHLYTKVPTADLEDERPLLPDETALGVSYEYIDDYLEGKEVPEAARERIEQLYLNSQHKRHLPINIFDDFWK; via the coding sequence GTGACAGATTTACAAAAGAAGATTATCGAAGAATTGAAAGTAAAGCCGGTCATTGATCCGCAGGAAGAAATTAGAAAAAGTATTGATTTTATGAAAGCATATTTACGAAAGTATTCTTTTCTAAAAGGCTTCGTCCTTGGCATTTCAGGAGGACAAGATTCTACGCTGGCTGGAAAATTAGCACAGATGGCGGTTGATGAGTTGAAAAAGGAGACGGGCTCGGACGAGTACAAGTTTTATGCCGTGCGGCTTCCAAGCGGTGTTCAAAAAGATGAGGATGATTGTCAAGATGCCCTTGATTTTATCCAACCTGACGAAATTCTTGCTATCAATATTAAGCCGGCGGTAGACGCAAGTGAACAAGCGTTAAAGGCAGCGGGGATCGAGCTGTCTGATTTTGCAAAAGGAAATGAAAAAGCCCGTGAGCGGATGAAAGCCCAGTATAGCGTTGCTGCTATGAGACATAGTGTCGTTCTTGGGACTGACCATGCGGCTGAGGCAATTACTGGTTTCTTCACTAAATATGGTGATGGCGGAGCTGACCTTGTTCCGCTCTATCGTTTAAATAAGAGGCAGGGCCGACAAATGCTCAAAGCTTTGAATTGTCCAGAGCACTTATATACCAAAGTGCCGACAGCTGATTTGGAGGATGAGCGCCCGCTGCTTCCTGATGAAACGGCTCTCGGTGTATCATATGAATACATTGATGATTATCTGGAAGGAAAAGAGGTGCCAGAAGCGGCCAGAGAGCGGATTGAACAATTATATTTGAATTCACAACATAAGCGGCATTTGCCGATTAACATTTTTGATGACTTTTGGAAATAA
- a CDS encoding sodium:alanine symporter family protein, with protein sequence MKNFEELVALVTNWIWGLPMMLLLLGGGLFLTVRLGFFQFRYLPHVLKETFGKMFVKNDAPGSVTPFQATTSALASTIGAANIVGVPVAIALGGPGAVFWMWVVAMIGMASKYSEVVLGVKYRTKNEEGEWTGGPMHYIEKGLGWKPVAMFFAFFLMLEIMASTMVQSNSLSQTVESAFNLPPIVTGVIVLLLVGLVTLGGIKRIGSVTEKFIPLMVGVYLVSAFIVLGANVTEIPAAFTLIFKSAFTPISAAGGFAGAGVAAAIRWGLARGIYSNEAGMGTASIAHAAAKTEHPAKQGLWGIFEVIIDTLVVCTMTALVVLTSGAWQEVPADKASTMVVTALSNVVGEGIAGTLISICLFFFVLSTVVVIVFYGEKQAEYLFGLKFSKIMRFVYLAAILAGAVGGLKVIWQFLDLMLAMIVLPNIVALLFLSGEVKEVTKDYIQRYIKKGQNKQKRRSA encoded by the coding sequence ATGAAGAACTTTGAAGAACTAGTAGCTTTAGTGACAAATTGGATTTGGGGTCTTCCGATGATGTTATTGCTTTTGGGAGGAGGCCTTTTTTTAACGGTCCGTTTAGGTTTTTTTCAGTTTCGTTATCTTCCACATGTGTTGAAAGAAACATTTGGGAAAATGTTTGTAAAGAATGATGCGCCGGGCTCGGTTACTCCTTTTCAAGCAACGACCTCTGCTCTTGCTTCTACAATAGGGGCAGCTAATATAGTGGGTGTTCCAGTAGCGATCGCTTTAGGAGGGCCAGGAGCTGTTTTCTGGATGTGGGTTGTAGCCATGATTGGAATGGCCTCTAAATATTCTGAAGTAGTGCTTGGAGTAAAGTATCGCACAAAAAACGAAGAGGGAGAATGGACTGGCGGGCCCATGCATTATATTGAGAAAGGTCTCGGTTGGAAGCCTGTAGCTATGTTCTTTGCCTTCTTCTTAATGCTTGAAATTATGGCAAGTACGATGGTTCAATCAAATTCCTTGTCTCAAACAGTTGAATCTGCATTTAACCTTCCGCCAATTGTAACGGGGGTTATTGTCCTCCTATTAGTAGGATTAGTTACACTCGGTGGGATTAAACGTATCGGTTCTGTTACAGAAAAGTTTATCCCTTTAATGGTTGGTGTTTATTTAGTAAGCGCTTTTATTGTGTTAGGTGCTAATGTAACTGAAATTCCTGCTGCCTTCACATTAATATTTAAATCTGCTTTTACGCCTATCTCAGCTGCTGGAGGATTCGCGGGTGCTGGAGTGGCAGCTGCAATCCGCTGGGGGCTGGCCCGTGGAATTTATTCAAATGAAGCAGGGATGGGGACGGCTTCAATTGCCCATGCAGCAGCGAAAACAGAACATCCAGCTAAGCAAGGTTTGTGGGGCATCTTTGAAGTCATTATTGATACACTTGTCGTTTGTACAATGACAGCTTTAGTTGTTTTAACATCTGGTGCCTGGCAGGAAGTTCCGGCAGATAAAGCATCTACAATGGTTGTAACAGCCCTGTCTAATGTGGTGGGAGAAGGCATCGCTGGAACACTTATTTCCATCTGCTTATTCTTCTTTGTGCTTTCAACGGTTGTAGTCATCGTGTTTTATGGAGAAAAACAGGCAGAATATTTATTTGGTCTAAAGTTTTCCAAGATTATGCGTTTTGTTTATTTAGCTGCTATTCTTGCCGGAGCGGTAGGGGGATTAAAGGTTATTTGGCAGTTCCTTGATTTAATGCTCGCCATGATTGTTTTACCAAATATAGTGGCTCTGTTATTCTTAAGTGGAGAAGTAAAAGAGGTTACAAAAGATTATATTCAGCGATATATTAAAAAAGGTCAGAATAAGCAAAAGAGACGTTCAGCATAG